From a region of the Triticum aestivum cultivar Chinese Spring chromosome 7D, IWGSC CS RefSeq v2.1, whole genome shotgun sequence genome:
- the LOC123166372 gene encoding uncharacterized protein: MARSMVPLLLLCMAAAMEGAAALHLCVDRLYDSTQGKHDDGLPHLNPTEEATWMALLPRKLGAKAEFDWLALYRSLTRHAGGGGAPAEFLSQASLHDIRLGPGSMYWQGQQTNLEYLLYLDPDRLTWSFRQQAGLPTVGEPYGGWEAPDGQLRGHFVGHYLSASAHMWASTHNDTLREKMARVVDILDDCQRKMGTGYLSAYPDEAFDMYEELSEAWSPYYTIHKIMQGLLDQYTLAGNRKGLGMVVWMTDYFSERVKNLIQTHSIQRHWEAMNEETGGLNDVMYQLYTLTKEQKHLTMAHLFDKPCFLGPLSLHGDDIAGLHVNTHIPVLIGAQKRYEVVGDHLYKDIATFFFDVVNSSHTFATGGTSTMEHWHDPKRLVDEIKISSNEETCTTYNLLKVSRNLFRWTKEVKYADHYERLLINGIMGNQRGTQPGVMIYFLPMGPGRSKSISGGPPSGLPPKNPGGWGGPNDTFWCCYGTGIESFSKLGDTIYFLEEGEVPGLYIAQHIPSTFDWKAAGLTVVQQAKPLLSTDSYFEVTISISAKGDAQPAKVSVRIPSWTSTVDATATLNGQKLNLTSAGDFLTLTKLWGDDTLVLQFPINLRTEAIKDDRPEYASIQAVLFGPHLLAGLTHGNKTINATEHSNDGLTPGMWEVDARNATSTADWIAALPHQAINSQLVTLTQQSGAQTFVLSVSATDGTLTMDEMPAAGSDACVRATIVVDTYVVDSTAAEHGAAAPVLHGPNVTIAPFDRPGMAITNGFEVKLHPGPEALFNAVPGLDGLPGSVSLELGTRPGCFVTAPGGARGYRAGDKAQVGCRTSGGDDAAFRKAASFTQAAPLRRYHPLSFVAKGTERSFVLEPLRSLQDEFYTVYFNLVTAAADS, translated from the exons ATGGCGCGAAGCATGGTGCCGCTGCTGCTTCTGTGCATGGCCGCGGCCAtggagggcgcggcggcgctgCACCTGTGCGTGGACCGGCTGTACGACAGCACGCAGGGCAAGCACGACGACGGCCTGCCCCACCTGAACCCGACGGAGGAGGCGACCTGGATGGCGCTCCTGCCGCGCAAGCTCGGCGCCAAGGCCGAGTTCGACTGGCTCGCGCTCTACCGGAGCCTCACGCGccacgccggcggcggcggcgccccagCGGAGTTCCTCTCCCAGGCGTCCCTGCACGACATCCGCCTCGGCCCCGGCTCCATGTACTGGCAGGGCCAGCAGACCAACCTGGAGTACCTCCTCTACCTCGACCCCGACCGCCTCACCTGGAGCTTCCGCCAGCAGGCCGGCCTGCCCACCGTCGGGGAGCCCTACGGCGGGTGGGAGGCGCCCGACGGCCAGCTCCGCGGCCATTTCGTAG GGCACTACCTGAGCGCGAGCGCGCACATGTGGGCGAGCACGCACAACGACACCCTCCGGGAGAAGATGGCCAGGGTGGTGGACATCCTCGACGACTGCCAGAGGAAGATGGGCACAGGCTACCTCTCGGCTTACCCCGACGAGGCGTTCGACATGTACGAGGAGCTCTCCGAGGCCTGGTCGCCCTACTACACCATCCACAAG atcATGCAAGGCCTTCTGGACCAGTACACGTTGGCCGGGAACAGAAAAGGCCTTGGCATGGTGGTGTGGATGACGGATTACTTCAGCGAACGTGTGAAGAACCTGATACAGACGCACTCGATTCAGAGGCACTGGGAGGCGATGAACGAGGAGACCGGCGGACTGAACGATGTCATGTATCAGCTGTACACTCTGACG AAAGAACAGAAGCACCTGACGATGGCCCATCTTTTCGACAAACCGTGCTTCCTCGGCCCCCTCAGCCTTCAT GGTGATGATATAGCAGGGCTGCATGTCAATACTCATATTCCTGTCCTAATCGGTGCGCAGAAGAGATATGAAGTCGTCGGTGACCATCTTTACAAG GACATTGCAACATTCTTCTTTGACGTTGTAAACTCCTCCCACACATTTGCGACAGGAGGCACATCTACCATGGAACACTG GCATGACCCGAAGCGACTAGTAGACGAGATCAAAATCAGCTCGAACGAGGAGACTTGCACCACCTACAACTTGCTTAAG GTGTCCCGAAACCTGTTCAGGTGGACGAAGGAAGTCAAGTACGCCGATCACTACGAGAGGCTGCTCATCAACGGGATCATGGGCAACCAGAGGGGAACGCAGCCTGGTGTCATGATCTACTTCCTTCCCATGGGTCCTGGGCGATCCAAGAGCATCAGCGGCGGGCCCCCTTCCGGCCTCCCTCCCAAGAACCCAGGAGGGTGGGGAGGTCCAAATGACACCTTCTGGTGCTGCTACGGGACAG GGATAGAGTCGTTCTCAAAGTTGGGGGACACCATATACTTCCTGGAGGAGGGTGAAGTGCCGGGGCTCTACATCGCTCAGCACATACCGAGCACCTTCGACTGGAAGGCGGCAGGCCTCACCGTCGTGCAGCAGGCCAAGCCACTGTTGTCAACGGATTCTTACTTTGAGGTTACAATCTCCATTTCTGCCAAG GGAGATGCCCAGCCAGCAAAGGTGAGCGTGAGGATCCCTTCATGGACATCCACAGTTGACGCAACGGCAACTCTGAATGGCCAAAAACTCAACCTGACTTCTGCAG GTGATTTCCTCACCTTGACAAAACTCTGGGGCGATGATACCTTAGTGCTCCAATTTCCCATTAACTTGAGAACCGAGGCAATCAAAG ATGACCGGCCGGAGTATGCATCCATCCAGGCAGTGCTGTTCGGGCCGCACCTCCTCGCCGGCCTGACACACGGCAACAAGACCATTAACGCGACCGAGCACTCCAACGACGGCCTGACCCCGGGCATGTGGGAGGTGGACGCCAGGAACGCCACCTCCACGGCCGACTGGATCGCCGCGCTCCCTCATCAGGCGATCAACTCGCAGCTCGTCACCCTGACGCAGCAGTCCGGCGCGCAGACCTTCGTCCTGTCGGTGTCGGCCACCGACGGCACGCTGACAATGGACGAGATGCCCGCCGCCGGCAGCGACGCGTGCGTGCGCGCCACGATCGTGGTCGACACGTACGTGGTTGACAGCACCGCCGCTGAGCACGGCGCCGCCGCTCCTGTTCTGCATGGGCCGAACGTGACGATCGCGCCGTTCGACAGGCCGGGCATGGCGATCACCAACGGCTTCGAGGTCAAGCTGCATCCAGGGCCGGAGGCCCTGTTCAACGCCGTGCCCGGGCTGGACGGGCTCCCCGGCTCGGTGTCCCTGGAGCTCGGCACCAGGCCAGGGTGCTTCGTGACGGCCCCCGGCGGCGCAAGGGGCTACCGCGCCGGCGACAAGGCCCAGGTCGGCTGCcggacgagcggcggcgacgacgcgGCGTTCCGGAAGGCGGCGAGCTTCACGCAGGCGGCGCCGCTGCGGCGCTACCACCCGCTGAGCTTCGTGGCCAAGGGCACGGAGAGGAGCTTCGTGCTGGAGCCGCTGCGCAGCCTCCAGGACGAGTTCTACACCGTCTACTTCAACCtggtcaccgccgccgccgacagctGA